The window AGTCTTTAAGTCCAAATTGGTACTCTGGAAATGATAGATCTATGATTCTTGCTAATTGTTTGTTTAGGTCAGGTGGTTGTGCAATACTTTTGACAAATAAATTGTCTTTAAAAAATAAAGCTATGTTCAAGCTAAAATGCCTCGTTAGGACACACCATGGTGCAAAAAATGAGTCCTACAATTGTTGCATACAAAAGGAGGATGATCAAGGTAGGATAGGGTTCTATCTTGATAAAGCTCTTCCAAAGGCTGCAACAAGGGCATTTGTTGATAATTTGAAagaaattgctccaaaaattcttcCAATTCGAGAGCTTCTTCGATTCGCGATTGTCTCAACTACTCTGAGGATATTGAGCAAGAACTTGGTAAAATCTGGACCTCGTCGCCCGGTGATCAATTTCAAGACAGGTgcgtaggggtgtcaaatgggcgggttgaacTAGATATGGGTTGGTCAAATTGGTCTGAGTTAATAAATGACTCGCTCAAAAGTTACTTTGTTAAAATGGGTTGGACTGAATTTGGCTAAAAATCAAGTCATAACCTAACCCGCCAACTTTTACTAAGTTTTAAATTCTTTGTTTGTTTTCATATAATTTGTTTAAGTacctaataatttttttttttgtacaaaatACCCCTAAAATTTAAAATATTCTGCCCATGCCCCCTTCTAAACTAATTTCGTATCTTACCCAACTGATAGAAAATATTTACCCGAGTACCCCCTTGCCGAAAACCtttcctccatgataccatcacaaTTATTTATTTATCATGATGGTATTGTGGAGGACTGAAGAAGTCTTCCACGATATCTTTTCAGTATATTTATGTGCCACGATGTTATCATACAGGACTaagagtgtctcattgaaggactgaagtaGTCTTTTACGATACCctcacaatatatgtatataagctgATGATATCATTGAggtattttttagaaaaatgtgTCTTTTTGATACGTGAACATGATATCatttcagtatatttatatactatgttAATATCATAATTTTGGGGGCACTTCAGGTAAATAATTTCAGGGACATGAAAGCAAGAGGGGTATGGTCGCGTAATTATTTTGTTTTCATGGGGCAGCAACGTTCTTTCTCCGACTATATATAatctataaaataaaatgaagTCTTCTTAGAAATACTTGGACAAAATATTTCATGAGTTAATATGGGTAGCATATCAGCCCAATTTTTAAATGGACTGAATTAGACGGGTTAAATGGGCTCAATTAATAAAATAAGTGGGACATTAACCTCTAAACCTAAGCAAGTTGGGGAATCGTAATTTTATGAGCTAATTTTGTACTCCTACAGGTGTGGATCATTTTTGCCTTCATACCGGAGGAAAAGCAGTTATTGATGGAATAGGTACAAATTTGAACCTATGTGAGTATGATCTGGAGCCAGCAAGAATGACTTTGCATAGATTTGGCAACACTTCTGCTAGTAGCCTTTGGTATGTTCTTGGTTACATGGAGGCTAATAAAAGGTTAAAGAAAGGTGATAAAGTTTTTATGATTAGTTTTGGTGCAGGGTTTAAGTGTAATAGTTGTTTATGGGAAGTTGTTAGAGATTTGGGTGATGGAAACGTTTGGGAAGATTGCATTGATAAATATCCACCAAAAACAATAGCAAATCCTTTCTTGGAAAAATATGGTTGGCTTGAGAATGAAGATCCAAGCACCTTTTATATTCCAGATGACTACGTCATCCCTTGATCTATTTCTTCTTTCCTTTAATTTTCCCCCAACACAAAGAAATAAGGAAAAGGATTATTTACCTCAAAGTATTTTTACTTTTGGGTTTTCTGGGTTGTATTTAATTTATTAGTGCTGAtagtttatcttttttctcttgtGAGTGTGTTTAATTTTTTCATGTATGTAAGTGAAAAATTTCATATGTATAGTTAATTATCCATTGGTGGATTCTTTTGCTCAATAAGGATCCATTTCTCATGAAATGTAAGGTGTGTTGTTCTTATATGTTTGGTTGATTCATCATATTTTCACTCTTGTTActattcccctttttttttttttttttttttggtgaacgTGATTTAGAATTTAACCTTTATAGTTTTGGTATTAAAATTTATCACATCTTATCTAATTAATTAAGTTCGAAATCTATTATTTGTGTTTATAATTTAGTGTATTTTTTATCAATTGTACATGATATAAGTAAAAGCTATTGAATTAAGAGGAACTCATTGCTTATTTACTAAATCTGTTCCAGATGGATAATCATACCACTTGGTTGTTACAATTTTCGGAGGAAATAAACAATAATATGCGCTAGTCGAAAATTACTTGGCACTCTATATTTacgtcaaatcaaataaaattaatCATAACAATTTCAAATTAAAGTGAAAATACATATCATTAAATGATGTTTAAGTGATAAATTTTGTAtgtcaaataaatattttatatttattagtTTGGCCTATACATAAATATTGAACGCCAATAATTTCTTCCAGCTCATCTCTCTCTCCTCCTTCAATTACTATTTGTGAGCTTCAGTTTATTTTGAATTTATGAGTTGGTACGTATGTCCAATGGAGGCAATTAATATGAAGTGATCAAGAGAACTTTTATTAATGTCCCAAAATCCCAGCGTGTCAGTGAATTGCTGTGTTTGGTTATACACGGAACTACTTTGCAACCTAACTTTGTCTGCACAAATTTATGATCCACCTGGAATTGTTTCAACTTTCAGGTAAAACCtttattaaaagaaaaagaaaaaaaagccgCGTCTCAAGGGTATTATCTAGACAGTCTATCCTAATGTAAGGATTATTACTATTTTCACGGCTCGAAGCCCAGGACCTATAAGTCATATAGACAGTTTTACCATTGCTCCAAGACCCCCTTCTAAAAAAACCATTATAAAAGTTGATTTAAATCATATACAAAGACAATATAAACTTCATTATTCAGCAATTATTATTTAACTTATTATAGCAAGttgattatttaaaaaaaatatatcataaaTATTAATTTGTAATTATTTTGTAAATGATctaattatataaatattttatgcaCCATCAGTGAATaaaatgtactccctccgtcccataataagtgtcaccttagcaaaaaatacgcatattaagaaaccaatagtGCAATTTAAAGTTTACTAAATTActtctatataataaaaataaattactttttagTATACTCCTTTTGAGATTGAGAATCCAACAATATCAAGTTTCTAGGAGCACTTGACCAAAAGGCCATTTTGGAAACTTATTTAGGCAAAAGGCCATAAGTGTTCAGAAATTGGTGCTTTAGACACCATTTATGACGTCAGCAAGTCAGAGAATTGTTATGTTAAACCCCAGCCCCAAAGTTTTGAAAACTACACATTGGCCGCCTTAGCCCCAACATTTTTATTAGCTGGAatagaaataaaaacaaaatatttcCCTCCAAAAGATCTCGTTTTCTACCTTTTTCTAGCCATTTTTCCGGCGAAAATTTTGGCTTTTCACTGGACCGGTCAGTAATAGACCACAGTCATCTACGAGTCATCGACCAGGCATAGACTAAAGTCATAGtctattatatattttattatgGCGTTGATTGCAGATTATATTATAATAGGTGGTGATTACATGGGTGAATGGGAGGAGAACCCAAAATGTTGGAATTAGAATTCTGTGAGCAAGGTGACAGTGCCGATTGCGTGCGTCACAATGGTACGTATAATGACTTGGTCACGAGCGTAATGGAAAACGGGGAGTTCAATTGTGAGCCTAGCGACTTACACATTAGTTATATGATTAATGCTTTGCCCACTAGGGGAAAAACCCATCTTGTTTTCATAACGAATGATAGGCAGGTGATATTGTACATGcttgatgttgttgctgatggTTCTAGGCCTGTTTTAAGAATAAATGTTGTTGAAAGGTCTCAAGTTGGTTCTACATCAGCAGCACCACCCCCACCACAGACCCACCACTGCCACAACCTCCAGtcgatgaagcttcaatgcaacATGATTGGCATGGGTGATCATTTTATGGATATGGATGATCCTGATAGTGATGACGAAGActgtaatggaaatgatgagggTGATGGGCAGCCATCAAGTGGTTCACAAAGCAACCACAACTTTAGTGATGGAACCGGTTTTTACTGTGGGAAAACATTTGAGAACAAAGAGTATTTAAAGGTTTTATTGAAGAAAGCTGCAATAAAGACCCCGTTTTATTTTAAACCAAACAAGAGTAGCAAAAAATATTATAAGGTGGAATGCACCTCTCCTGATCGTGGTTGGATGTTGCAGGTCAATAAGTACGACAACTCGGATAGGTTTCGCATTTACAAGTACGTTGGTGATCACACTTGCGGGATTCAACATGTTACAAGCACTCATAAGCATGCCTCGGCAGTTGTCTTTGCATCAGTCTTGATGAATGACTATATTGACAACAAAGGGCCAACGACAAAGGAAATTCAGAGGACGGTTTTCAGGGAGTTCCATTATAAACCAAGCTATTGGCAGTGTTGGAAGGCAGGTGTAACAGCTAAGAACATGGTTAGGGGGACACCGGAGCACGTTACCGGCTTATTCGTACATGGTTGAAAATCTAAATCCAGGCTCTAGAATTTGCATTAGTTTTGATGATGCGGACAGGTTCAAATATTACTTTGTAGCTTACGGAGCTTGCATTCGAGGATATAAACACATGCGAAAGGTTATTGCCGTTGACGACACACATTTATACGGCAAGTATGAGGGTGTGTTGTTGTCCGCCGTCGCACAGGATACTGAGAACCATATCTACCCAATTGCTTTTGAGGTGGCGGACAAGGAGTGTGATGAATCCTGAACCTACTTCTTCAAGCAGCTGAGGTATATAATCGACGATGAACCAGACTTGTCTATCATCTCTGATAGGCACAAGAGCATAGCCAACAGTGTTCCCAGAATTTTTAAGCATGCTCATCATGGACTATGCATGAAGTATCTTGGTGATAACCTTCGAAAAAATTTCCAATGTGGAGATTCTCTTCATGTGTACTATGATGCAGCAAAGGAATATGGTTACCAGGAGTTCAATAAACATTTTCAGCAATTAAGGAATAAATGCCCCGAAGCTGCTAATTGCCTCGAGTTTGATGTTGGATTTGACAAATGCAGCAGGGCATATTTTCCAGCAAATAGTTACGATGTGCTGACCACAAACATTGCGGAGTCGCTAAACTCAATGTTGAGGGATGAAAGATAGTACCCTGTGACTGCCTTATTCACTTCCATTTCTAGGAGGTTTTCTGAAATTTTCAGGCAGAGACGTGCAAATATCAGCAGTTCAATCAATTTATTTATGCCTTCGGCTGAAAAGACACTAAGGGAAAAGATGAATGAGGGAGACTCTGTGTTTGTCAATAATATAAATAGGGATGCCGACGATTTCACCGTAGTTGGCAGTGTCCTAGCTGCTACAGTCAATCTACTGAACAAAATATGTACTTGTAGAGAGTATGACTTGGTGAAATTACCGTGTGCTCACGCGATGGCAACCTTGAGATTGAAGTATGGACCTGTTTTTTGGTTCAAGCATCTATGAGTATTCCTTGCCCATGTATAAAGTTCAGTCTTACATTCTTGCATTTGGTGAAACTATTAGTGTAGTCCTTGCAGAGTCAGAATGGGAGGTCCCAGAGACGTACGCAAACATGTATATTCCTCCACCCCTTTACGAACCCAAACTTGGAAGGAAGAGAGTGAAGCGTATTCCTGGCATCGCAGAATCTTTTAAGTCCAGGGGAAGTAGAAAAGGGATGAGAAACAAGTGCTCAATTTGCAAGGGGGATGGTCACAAGAAAACAACTTGTCGATATTTGAGAGAGCATCccacttgattttttttatttgaatgtGTTTTTATTGTATTAGTTCAATATTAATCAACTTTGTTTTAGTCTATCATAGACTCTATGCGTGTTTATAGTAAACCAGTCCTTTGGTCTATAATGGTTCATAGATAGGAAATTAATATTCCTTTAGGAGATCTATACTCTCCAATTAAATCCCTTATCATGCGAAAGTGAGTAGCGTAATTATTACATTTTAGGAGACTGGCGTTTCATGTCTAATCACACTGATAAAATGCAAATTTAAATGACACCTTTATACCCATAGCCACGTGTCTCTTAGCCATTGGGTGAAGGTTCACTTAACCGAGGCAAACAGTCTTTATATCTTCCCCAATCCTTATTTCCTCCATTTCAAATAAACGCAAGCCCATAGAAATCTCAGATCATCTCTAAAATGCCCAGAAGACTCCGCCTTCCTAGGCACCCAAGGCTACAAACTCCATCACCAGACGTTCTTCTACTACGAAATGACTTCGAACGGCTCTTTAGGAGGCTGGGAGAGGACAGAGAGAGATTGACAAGGTCTTTTCGCAGGATTGAACGATTTTTGCGTGTCTTCTTGTAGCAGAAGAACATCGACCCAGCTGCCctcataacccccccccccccccccccccccgaaaccCCAGACTAGCTTAGTTATGTAGTTTTAGtttttatgtatattttcatTTTGTTGTAAGTTTTTTGCAAAGCTTTCATTGGTGAAAGTTGTAGGTGGAAACAGCTTTTGGGCTTTCATGTATGAAAGCTTTTAGATGTTTTTACTGTTATGGTTGGAggttgaaatgaaatgaaatatatgaTTAATGTTCATATTTCTtgtgtttttttatttatttatgtcctTTTCTGTTTGTTACATTTGTTTTCTAACCGTCGAAATAAAGCTAGTGTGCTGGGTCGATTAATAAACAAAACTGTAGTAAAGGACTATGATCTATAATTACTCACTGAGACAGTCTATGATGGACCTTAAAGGTT is drawn from Lycium barbarum isolate Lr01 chromosome 8, ASM1917538v2, whole genome shotgun sequence and contains these coding sequences:
- the LOC132605913 gene encoding 3-ketoacyl-CoA synthase 12-like, translating into MDSISIFLYGLPVFYLFFMIWKIINKKRHQNCYILDYQCYKPSDDRMLSTKFCGEVIRRNKNLGLNEYKFLLKAIVSSGLGEQTYAPRMVFYGREECPTYDDGISEMDEFFHDSIDKLFRKTKISPQEIDILVVNISMLATMPSLSSRIINHYNLREDIKVYNLTGMGCSASLISINIVQNIFKIQKDKLALVVTSESLSPNWYSGNDRSMILANCLFRSGGCAILLTNKLSLKNKAMFKLKCLVRTHHGAKNESYNCCIQKEDDQGRIGFYLDKALPKAATRAFVDNLKEIAPKILPIRELLRFAIVSTTLRILSKNLVKSGPRRPVINFKTGVDHFCLHTGGKAVIDGIGTNLNLCEYDLEPARMTLHRFGNTSASSLWYVLGYMEANKRLKKGDKVFMISFGAGFKCNSCLWEVVRDLGDGNVWEDCIDKYPPKTIANPFLEKYGWLENEDPSTFYIPDDYVIP